The Desulfovibrio sp. genome has a window encoding:
- the nuoH gene encoding NADH-quinone oxidoreductase subunit NuoH — translation MTLWLAGFAVLLVKLVLVLAVVMAGAAYLVLVERKLLGRFQLRYGPNRVGPFGLLQPLADGAKMLLKEDLVPAGADKFLFFIIPAVLPMTTLLAFAVVPFGTELTIMGQKVPMVISDLDVGVLFVLALSSVGVYSLALGGWASNSKYSLLGAVRGVGQMISYELPLGLTLVPVVMMAKSMSLVDIVNAQASMPFIVYQPVAFILFFVSALAEIKRTPFDLAEAENELQAGYHMEYSGMRFALFFLGEYVNMIFLGALAAVFFMGGWSGPVLPPIVWMLIKTSIMPILLIWIRATLPRLRPDQLMRLCWVWLAPLALVNILATGAVMLLAG, via the coding sequence ATGACCCTGTGGCTCGCCGGATTCGCCGTTCTTCTGGTCAAGCTTGTGCTGGTGCTGGCCGTGGTCATGGCCGGAGCCGCCTATCTGGTGCTTGTGGAACGAAAGCTCCTGGGGCGCTTCCAGCTGCGCTACGGGCCAAACCGGGTGGGGCCCTTCGGGCTTCTGCAGCCCCTGGCAGACGGCGCCAAGATGCTCCTCAAGGAGGATCTGGTCCCTGCCGGTGCGGACAAATTCCTCTTCTTCATCATCCCGGCCGTGCTGCCCATGACCACGCTCCTGGCCTTTGCCGTGGTCCCCTTCGGCACCGAGCTTACCATCATGGGCCAGAAGGTGCCCATGGTCATCTCCGACCTGGACGTGGGCGTGCTGTTCGTTCTGGCCCTGTCTTCTGTCGGGGTTTATTCCCTGGCGCTCGGCGGCTGGGCCTCCAACAGCAAGTACAGCCTCTTGGGCGCGGTGCGCGGCGTTGGCCAGATGATCAGCTACGAGCTTCCCCTGGGGCTTACCCTGGTGCCCGTGGTGATGATGGCCAAATCCATGAGCCTTGTGGACATAGTGAACGCCCAGGCGAGCATGCCTTTCATCGTGTATCAGCCTGTGGCCTTCATTCTGTTTTTTGTAAGCGCCCTGGCCGAGATAAAAAGGACCCCGTTCGACCTGGCCGAGGCCGAGAACGAGCTCCAGGCCGGCTACCACATGGAATACAGCGGCATGCGCTTCGCCCTGTTCTTCTTGGGCGAGTACGTGAACATGATCTTTCTGGGCGCTTTGGCCGCCGTGTTCTTCATGGGCGGCTGGAGCGGGCCCGTGCTGCCGCCCATAGTGTGGATGCTCATTAAGACCTCCATCATGCCCATCCTGCTCATCTGGATTCGGGCCACCCTTCCCAGGCTGCGGCCTGACCAGCTCATGCGCCTGTGCTGGGTGTGGCTGGCCCCCCTGGCCCTTGTGAACATTCTGGCCACCGGAGCGGTGATGCTCCTTGCGGGATAG
- a CDS encoding NADH-quinone oxidoreductase subunit M gives MNVCLLLTAITFLPLAFAVGALLLGKRPEACRKFSLAAALVHLVLTAWAMSLPLPLREDFTWIAGLGARYTLEMDGLSGILALMTSFLTVIAVLVSWKEINEKVGAYHALVFGVSTTALGVFLARDLLLFLIFWEAQLVPMFFIIGIWGHEDKRRAAFKFFLFSIAGGLFMLLAAIWLYLAHGALTGTYTFALDALLASPVAPGAQAWLLAAFLLAFAIKTPIVPFHTWLPDAHTQAPTAGSLLLAGVLLKTGSYALARWAIPLFPQASAEYWWILAALGAGGLVYASWVAFAQTDAKRLVAYSSVGHMGLVVLGLAVWKTATLEGSVLLMVNHALTTGALFVMVGMLGERAGTREMAKFGGLWKTMPTFSGFFLLFAMASAGLPGLGNFASEMLILLGSYKTAPLAASLAFGGLVLTLAYVLRLLQSVLFGQSATGSVYQDITTREALILAPLAACVVFLGVAPWAVLELIKLPLRALLV, from the coding sequence ATGAACGTCTGCCTCCTGCTCACGGCCATAACCTTTCTGCCCCTGGCCTTCGCCGTGGGTGCCTTGCTCCTTGGCAAGCGTCCCGAAGCCTGCCGAAAATTCAGCCTGGCCGCCGCGCTTGTTCATCTTGTCCTCACGGCCTGGGCCATGAGCCTGCCCCTGCCTCTGCGCGAAGACTTCACCTGGATCGCGGGACTTGGGGCCCGTTACACCCTGGAGATGGACGGCTTAAGCGGCATTCTGGCCCTGATGACCTCCTTCCTGACCGTCATCGCCGTGCTGGTTTCCTGGAAGGAGATCAATGAGAAGGTCGGCGCCTACCACGCCCTGGTGTTCGGCGTGTCCACCACTGCCCTGGGCGTGTTCCTGGCCCGGGACCTGCTTCTGTTTCTTATTTTCTGGGAGGCCCAGCTGGTCCCAATGTTCTTCATCATAGGCATCTGGGGCCATGAGGACAAACGCCGCGCGGCCTTCAAGTTCTTCCTCTTCTCCATAGCGGGCGGACTTTTCATGCTGCTGGCGGCCATCTGGCTCTATCTGGCCCACGGCGCCTTGACCGGCACCTACACCTTCGCCCTTGACGCGCTCCTGGCATCGCCCGTGGCACCGGGGGCACAGGCCTGGCTGCTGGCGGCTTTCCTTCTGGCCTTTGCCATAAAAACCCCCATCGTCCCCTTCCACACCTGGCTTCCCGACGCCCACACCCAGGCCCCCACGGCGGGCAGCCTGCTCCTGGCCGGAGTGCTCCTGAAAACCGGCTCCTACGCCCTGGCCCGCTGGGCCATCCCGCTGTTCCCCCAGGCCTCGGCCGAATACTGGTGGATACTGGCGGCCCTGGGCGCTGGCGGGCTGGTCTACGCGTCCTGGGTGGCCTTCGCCCAGACCGATGCCAAGCGCCTGGTGGCCTATTCATCCGTGGGGCACATGGGCCTGGTGGTGCTTGGCCTGGCCGTGTGGAAAACAGCCACGCTTGAAGGCTCGGTGCTTCTCATGGTGAACCACGCCCTGACCACGGGCGCGCTGTTCGTTATGGTGGGCATGCTAGGGGAGAGGGCCGGAACCCGCGAAATGGCAAAATTCGGGGGGCTTTGGAAAACCATGCCCACCTTCAGCGGTTTTTTCCTGCTTTTCGCCATGGCCTCGGCCGGACTGCCCGGACTTGGCAACTTCGCAAGCGAGATGCTCATATTACTGGGTTCGTACAAAACTGCCCCCCTGGCGGCATCCCTGGCCTTCGGAGGGTTGGTGTTGACCCTGGCCTACGTGTTGCGGCTTCTCCAGAGCGTTCTGTTTGGCCAAAGCGCCACCGGCAGCGTCTACCAGGACATCACCACGCGTGAAGCACTTATCCTGGCGCCTCTGGCGGCATGCGTGGTGTTTCTGGGCGTGGCGCCGTGGGCGGTGCTCGAACTGATCAAGCTGCCACTTAGGGCCCTGCTGGTGTAA
- a CDS encoding NADH-quinone oxidoreductase subunit N, translating to MNALLTSYLPMLILCAGALLVFVCGALAPQKSVLFRSVSLASSGLACLSALLMVPDATQTLVDAGPYARFFTMLLCGLTFLCQLFAGEYSRRRGFERDEFHALVLLAALGMVMLAVSTDWVMFAIALEILSLSLYVLIAARRDKDQPLEAAIKYFVLGAVASAMVFFGIALVYAASGKMGISASLTAAGSQGSALLGMAFILVGLGFKLSLAPLHLWTPDVYQGAPAPVAAFLSGGAKVAVFAALLRLAMTEAPAWKALEPALWVLAALSMLGGTLGALTQPRAKRMLAYSSVSHVGYLVLALLAVSIAGPGPAMFAAAALGIMDVAVFGCLGLLSPLDEDADLLESLHGAGRANQGVAAVLALSLLTLGGLPPTVGFMSKLVVFKAALSAGYLWLAVLGIATAIVSVFYILRVLAAMYAKPGETSGPLPGPGATGWLAVALSALFMLGLGLAPMPVLDAAALAFKALP from the coding sequence ATGAACGCACTGCTTACCAGCTATCTCCCCATGCTCATCCTCTGTGCCGGGGCCCTTCTGGTCTTCGTGTGCGGCGCGCTCGCACCCCAAAAAAGCGTGCTGTTCAGATCGGTTTCCCTGGCCTCCTCTGGCCTGGCCTGCCTGTCCGCCCTGCTCATGGTCCCTGATGCAACACAGACCCTGGTTGATGCCGGCCCTTACGCCCGCTTCTTCACCATGCTTTTGTGCGGGTTGACGTTTCTCTGCCAGCTTTTCGCGGGCGAATACTCAAGGCGCCGGGGGTTCGAGCGAGACGAGTTCCACGCCCTGGTGCTTTTAGCCGCGCTGGGCATGGTGATGCTGGCCGTATCCACTGACTGGGTGATGTTCGCCATAGCCCTGGAGATCCTCTCTCTCTCGCTCTACGTGCTCATTGCCGCGCGCAGGGACAAGGACCAGCCTCTGGAAGCGGCCATCAAGTATTTCGTGCTGGGCGCGGTGGCTTCCGCCATGGTCTTTTTCGGCATCGCCCTTGTCTATGCCGCGTCGGGAAAAATGGGGATATCCGCGAGTCTTACGGCAGCAGGCTCTCAGGGATCGGCCCTTCTGGGCATGGCGTTCATTCTTGTCGGGCTTGGCTTCAAGCTCTCCCTGGCCCCCCTGCATCTGTGGACCCCGGACGTGTACCAGGGCGCGCCCGCGCCGGTTGCCGCGTTCCTCTCCGGCGGGGCCAAGGTGGCCGTGTTCGCCGCGCTTCTTCGCCTAGCCATGACCGAGGCCCCGGCCTGGAAAGCTCTGGAACCGGCCCTGTGGGTTCTGGCGGCTCTTTCCATGCTTGGCGGAACATTGGGCGCGCTCACCCAGCCCAGGGCCAAGCGCATGCTGGCCTACTCGTCCGTCTCGCACGTGGGGTACCTTGTGCTGGCACTTCTGGCCGTGAGCATCGCGGGCCCTGGCCCGGCCATGTTCGCCGCTGCGGCGCTTGGCATCATGGACGTGGCCGTGTTCGGCTGCCTGGGGCTTCTCTCGCCGTTGGACGAAGACGCCGACCTGCTTGAAAGCCTGCACGGGGCGGGGCGCGCCAACCAGGGCGTGGCCGCTGTTCTGGCCTTGAGCCTTCTTACTCTGGGAGGGCTGCCGCCCACGGTGGGCTTCATGAGCAAGCTGGTGGTGTTCAAGGCCGCCCTGAGCGCGGGCTACCTCTGGCTGGCCGTGTTGGGCATCGCCACGGCCATTGTCTCAGTGTTCTATATCCTGCGGGTGTTGGCAGCGATGTACGCCAAGCCAGGCGAAACATCCGGGCCACTGCCTGGCCCGGGGGCAACGGGGTGGCTGGCTGTGGCCCTGTCGGCGCTCTTCATGCTTGGCCTTGGCCTGGCGCCCATGCCCGTGCTGGACGCCGCCGCCCTGGCCTTCAAGGCCTTGCCCTGA
- the nuoL gene encoding NADH-quinone oxidoreductase subunit L — MKTLAFLTLAPPLIGGLILIITGRNLPRRTCEVLACSAILASCIAAVTAWFTFPGGREVLTLAPWFSAGPVTASIDVLIDPLSLIMAVMVTFVSFIIHVHSVWYMRGEEGYVRYFCYLNLFVFSMLVIVLADNLLFLFLGWEGVGFCSYALIGHWYQESFRGVAGQKAFILTRIGDVAFVAAMAVLVTNMGTLSISVIDERVITLSTRAALALGLLFLFAATGKSAQLPLLVWLPDAMAGPTPVSALIHAATMVTAGVYLLMRLFPLLAISPDVMLTVACVGGLTAFWGCLAAMSQRDIKRILAWSTISQVGYMLLALGAGDITGSMFHLLCHAFFKSLLFLAAGCVIQVLHEEQDVLNMGGFLRKARPEIFWLFLIGALDLASLPPTAGFFSKGRVLESVLGQPSPIYQALFVLAAAGAVITSFYTFRLVFLAFTGEPAKPFTHKPAVLPTGMARVLWPLAVLALVAGVINLPGNWAGGGWLEHVLASVPGAAPQVHEAHSSHGSTAELIDLGAGLLGLGLAWLLYSPARRPGAQALIAREDGPLGVFRGGLGLDALYRAVFVKPYQALSTVIWKGVDQGVVDGAVMGSGRLFAWASDAVRPWATGKVTLYLTMLVTGLALLLAVLAGGIR, encoded by the coding sequence GTGAAGACGCTCGCCTTTCTCACCCTCGCCCCCCCGCTCATTGGCGGCCTGATCCTCATCATCACTGGCAGAAACCTCCCCAGGCGGACCTGCGAGGTCCTGGCCTGCTCCGCCATTCTGGCCTCCTGCATCGCGGCCGTCACCGCATGGTTCACCTTCCCCGGCGGGCGCGAGGTGCTCACCCTGGCCCCGTGGTTCTCGGCCGGGCCGGTTACGGCATCCATCGACGTGCTCATCGACCCGCTGTCTCTTATCATGGCCGTGATGGTCACCTTCGTGTCGTTCATCATCCACGTGCATTCCGTCTGGTACATGCGCGGCGAGGAGGGCTATGTCCGCTACTTCTGCTATCTGAACCTGTTCGTGTTCAGCATGCTGGTGATCGTGCTGGCGGACAACCTGCTCTTTTTGTTCCTGGGCTGGGAGGGAGTGGGCTTTTGCTCCTACGCCCTCATCGGCCACTGGTACCAGGAGAGTTTCCGGGGGGTAGCCGGGCAGAAGGCCTTCATACTGACGCGCATAGGGGACGTGGCCTTCGTGGCCGCCATGGCCGTGCTGGTCACGAACATGGGAACGCTTTCCATAAGCGTGATCGACGAGCGGGTCATCACCCTGTCTACGCGCGCGGCCCTGGCCCTGGGGCTTTTGTTCCTGTTCGCGGCCACGGGCAAGTCCGCCCAGCTGCCGCTTCTGGTCTGGCTGCCGGACGCCATGGCCGGTCCCACACCGGTCTCGGCGCTCATCCACGCGGCCACCATGGTCACGGCCGGGGTGTACCTGCTCATGCGCCTGTTCCCGCTTCTGGCCATTTCCCCGGACGTCATGCTGACCGTGGCCTGCGTGGGAGGGCTCACCGCCTTCTGGGGTTGCCTGGCCGCCATGAGCCAGCGGGACATCAAGCGCATTCTGGCCTGGTCCACCATAAGCCAGGTGGGGTACATGCTCCTGGCCCTGGGCGCCGGCGACATCACCGGCTCCATGTTTCACCTGCTCTGCCACGCTTTTTTCAAGTCCCTGCTCTTCCTGGCCGCCGGATGCGTGATCCAGGTGCTGCACGAGGAGCAGGACGTACTCAATATGGGTGGCTTTCTGCGCAAGGCCCGCCCGGAAATCTTCTGGCTGTTTCTTATCGGCGCTTTGGACCTGGCATCGCTTCCGCCCACGGCCGGGTTCTTCAGCAAGGGCCGGGTGCTGGAATCCGTGCTCGGACAGCCAAGCCCAATCTATCAGGCCCTGTTCGTTTTGGCGGCTGCCGGAGCGGTGATCACCTCCTTCTACACCTTCCGTCTGGTATTTTTGGCCTTCACGGGCGAACCGGCCAAACCCTTCACCCACAAGCCCGCCGTGCTGCCCACGGGCATGGCTCGGGTTCTCTGGCCCCTGGCCGTGTTGGCCCTGGTGGCCGGGGTGATCAATCTTCCCGGCAACTGGGCCGGGGGGGGCTGGCTGGAGCACGTCCTCGCGTCCGTGCCCGGGGCAGCGCCCCAGGTGCACGAGGCGCACAGTTCCCACGGTTCCACCGCGGAACTCATCGATCTTGGCGCCGGGCTCCTGGGACTTGGCCTGGCCTGGCTGCTCTACTCGCCCGCCCGCAGGCCTGGGGCCCAGGCCCTGATCGCCCGCGAGGACGGCCCGCTCGGTGTGTTCAGGGGAGGTCTCGGCCTGGACGCCCTGTACCGTGCCGTGTTCGTCAAGCCCTACCAAGCGCTCAGCACCGTCATCTGGAAGGGGGTGGACCAAGGCGTGGTGGACGGCGCTGTCATGGGATCTGGCAGGCTTTTCGCCTGGGCCTCGGACGCGGTCAGGCCCTGGGCCACTGGTAAGGTGACCCTGTACCTGACCATGCTGGTAACCGGCCTGGCCCTGCTGCTGGCCGTGTTGGCCGGAGGGATCAGATGA
- a CDS encoding DUF2235 domain-containing protein, with product MSKSLLLFADGTWNDPSSETNIYRLFEAFDAGPANNVEETHEVGHHRYRTGFSQIALYLEGVGTDENIKDPAEAAFGIGVHKKVLDGFLLLSELFEQGDLIHLFGFSRGAYTVRSLAGMISSVGLMRPEDTRKWGARKIAEQLWKRYKLGQGPLDPNAPSLSSDKPIRFLGVWDTVGALGIPSSSVDNEQDHQNLDFASPTLGSRVEFGRQALAIDETRVDYSPCLWQARTGIKQLWFCGVHSDIGGGYADKTLADLTVEWMLQEMEQLDLGLEFIPSQLNLNPDPLGEQHDEVVNGKWNGRPVGPRAIPAEAQFHGSVFQRFDAPGLGYRPKALENHPKFHRYYQT from the coding sequence ATGAGCAAATCACTGCTGCTGTTCGCTGACGGCACCTGGAACGACCCTTCGAGCGAAACCAACATCTACCGCTTGTTTGAGGCCTTCGACGCAGGCCCGGCCAACAATGTCGAAGAGACGCACGAGGTGGGGCATCACCGGTACAGAACCGGGTTCAGCCAGATCGCCCTCTATCTCGAAGGCGTGGGGACCGACGAGAACATCAAGGACCCTGCCGAAGCAGCCTTCGGCATCGGCGTGCACAAAAAGGTTCTTGATGGCTTTCTGCTCCTCTCAGAGCTTTTCGAACAAGGCGACCTGATTCACCTCTTCGGCTTTTCGCGGGGGGCCTACACTGTCCGCAGCCTGGCGGGGATGATCTCCTCGGTTGGCCTCATGCGGCCGGAGGACACGCGCAAGTGGGGAGCCAGAAAAATTGCCGAGCAACTCTGGAAGCGCTACAAACTGGGGCAAGGGCCACTGGACCCGAACGCCCCTTCGCTTTCAAGCGACAAGCCTATCCGCTTTCTTGGCGTATGGGACACCGTGGGCGCGCTTGGCATCCCCTCCTCCTCGGTGGACAATGAACAGGACCACCAGAACCTCGACTTCGCCAGCCCAACGCTTGGTTCACGGGTGGAATTCGGCCGCCAGGCTCTGGCCATCGATGAAACCCGGGTGGATTATTCGCCCTGTCTCTGGCAAGCCCGGACCGGCATCAAGCAGCTCTGGTTTTGCGGGGTGCACAGCGACATTGGCGGCGGGTATGCCGACAAGACCCTGGCGGACCTGACCGTCGAATGGATGCTCCAGGAAATGGAGCAGCTGGATTTAGGGTTGGAGTTCATCCCGTCCCAACTGAATCTGAATCCTGATCCGCTGGGCGAGCAGCATGACGAGGTGGTGAACGGAAAATGGAACGGCCGCCCGGTTGGGCCCAGGGCTATCCCGGCTGAAGCCCAGTTCCACGGAAGTGTTTTTCAGCGATTTGACGCACCGGGCTTGGGCTATCGCCCCAAGGCGCTGGAAAACCATCCCAAATTCCACCGATATTACCAAACTTAG
- a CDS encoding NADH-quinone oxidoreductase subunit J — translation MNVPQTIFYALAGVIALATGLAVTRKQPVHAVIYLVVSFFATAVLFGLFGAPLPAVLQIMIPAGAVMVLFLFIIMLLGREEPKPRDWGVMSWIGPGVLGAVAAAAGLVLIWSPPHETAPMAMAKATARELGHYVYQNYWPAVEAISVLFFVALAGAMFLVRDFKSKQPGEETKP, via the coding sequence ATGAACGTTCCCCAGACAATATTCTACGCCCTGGCCGGGGTGATCGCCCTGGCCACGGGCCTGGCCGTTACCAGGAAGCAGCCCGTGCATGCCGTCATCTATCTGGTGGTGTCCTTTTTCGCCACGGCGGTGCTCTTTGGCCTCTTCGGCGCGCCGCTGCCCGCTGTGTTGCAGATCATGATTCCGGCCGGAGCAGTCATGGTGCTGTTTCTTTTCATCATCATGCTTCTTGGGCGCGAGGAGCCCAAGCCCAGGGACTGGGGCGTCATGAGCTGGATCGGGCCTGGTGTGCTCGGTGCCGTGGCCGCTGCCGCCGGGCTGGTTCTCATCTGGTCGCCGCCGCACGAGACCGCTCCCATGGCCATGGCCAAGGCCACCGCTCGCGAACTGGGCCATTACGTGTACCAGAACTACTGGCCGGCGGTGGAGGCCATCTCGGTGCTCTTTTTCGTGGCCCTGGCCGGGGCCATGTTTTTGGTGCGCGACTTCAAGTCCAAACAGCCTGGCGAGGAGACCAAACCGTGA
- the nuoI gene encoding NADH-quinone oxidoreductase subunit NuoI, with protein sequence MDERNGFLKNMVQGTTGLMEPFWVTLKHLFRKPITEQYPEYKRELPPRARGRIVLTRSPDKEERCVACQLCSAACPVSCISMQSAVRQDGRRYAEWFRINFGRCIFCGLCEEACPTLAIQLTPDFEMSEDDPLKLIYEKHQLLVDHGGKDPDYDFYKHAGVAVGREPGTHDNEHPAANPKTNFP encoded by the coding sequence ATGGACGAACGAAACGGCTTTTTAAAAAACATGGTCCAGGGCACCACCGGCCTGATGGAACCCTTCTGGGTGACGCTCAAGCACCTGTTCCGAAAGCCCATTACGGAGCAGTACCCGGAGTACAAGCGCGAGCTTCCCCCCAGGGCCAGGGGGCGCATCGTGCTTACCCGCAGCCCCGACAAGGAGGAGCGCTGCGTGGCCTGCCAGCTCTGCTCCGCCGCCTGCCCGGTGAGCTGCATTTCCATGCAGTCCGCCGTTCGCCAGGACGGACGCCGTTACGCCGAGTGGTTCAGGATCAATTTCGGGCGCTGCATTTTCTGCGGCCTGTGCGAGGAAGCCTGCCCCACCCTGGCCATCCAGCTTACTCCCGACTTCGAGATGAGCGAAGACGACCCGCTGAAGCTTATCTACGAGAAACACCAGCTTCTGGTGGACCATGGAGGCAAGGACCCGGACTACGACTTCTACAAGCATGCCGGCGTGGCCGTGGGCCGCGAGCCAGGAACCCATGACAACGAACATCCTGCGGCGAACCCCAAGACCAACTTCCCCTAA
- the nuoG gene encoding NADH-quinone oxidoreductase subunit NuoG, producing the protein MPDLIIDGLRLSVPEGTTVIEAAQQVGIMIPRFCFHPALGPAGSCRMCAVMFTDGPVKGLQMSCMVKAKDKMVVDTGHPEALEFRRHIAELLMLHHPHDCPVCDEGGHCLLQDTTISCGHGLRAFKGKKRTYRNQELGPLVVQEMNRCIHCYRCARYYQDFAGYRDFGPMRIAGDVTYGRYAEGPLQSPFAGNLVEVCPTGVFTDKPSRHKARHWDLERSPSVCLSCSLGCNNEISARYRAVIKIEARPHPDVNGYFLCDRGRHGYEYANLPDRPRQAQIDGANAPLEKALAEAAARIQKLVAQHGPGTVACLGSSRQSLESQGALKLLAAKAGWTAPEFTTGSHRKQNMLSAVAGLGKDLHVSMGGIAGSDCILVVGAAPLSEAPMLALAIRQAARNGAAVAVIDPRPVEMPLEFLHIPARKHHMEAAFGAILRRAFPEPAAGDAGFLDSLSQHMPDPAAVPGWEEFAVRLAESAFPVIVCGSDIVRLSTPALAAGAAKFLDGRRGRAGFFPVLAGANAYGAALMNGDPTASFDDVLAGIDSGRIKALLCVESDPVARFADHARIQAAIHKLDLLVCVDYLASATRWQSHIFLPSQTVFEAGGSFLNQEGRLQHASPAFSGGTPMGQTLQSGHPPRTYSPGIPGSQPEPCWAILAGLAGALGCGFGEGYRPWNGVVAACPALTGLSPDRWPHDNVLVIPDAAPGATLGARPSPVPPDLGADLIITEQAFGTEELSSYGTILKSLAPSPQMVLHTKDASTIALRDEDAVLLSCGSGPASCYLRMVDNMARETVVLPRRPDSGWRHAVANGYTIELALLSKQADKSGETPS; encoded by the coding sequence ATGCCCGATCTGATCATAGACGGACTTCGACTCTCGGTTCCGGAAGGGACCACGGTCATCGAGGCCGCGCAGCAGGTGGGCATCATGATCCCGCGCTTCTGTTTCCACCCGGCCCTGGGCCCGGCCGGATCGTGTCGCATGTGCGCGGTGATGTTCACGGACGGCCCGGTGAAGGGTTTGCAGATGAGCTGCATGGTGAAGGCCAAGGACAAAATGGTGGTGGACACGGGCCACCCCGAGGCCCTGGAGTTTCGCAGGCACATTGCCGAGCTCCTCATGCTGCACCACCCGCACGACTGCCCGGTGTGCGACGAAGGCGGACACTGCCTGCTCCAGGACACCACCATCTCCTGCGGCCACGGCCTGCGCGCGTTCAAGGGCAAAAAGCGCACCTACCGCAACCAGGAGCTCGGCCCACTGGTGGTGCAGGAGATGAACCGCTGCATCCACTGCTACCGCTGCGCCCGCTACTACCAGGACTTCGCTGGATACCGCGACTTCGGCCCCATGCGCATCGCCGGTGACGTGACCTACGGCCGGTATGCCGAGGGCCCGCTCCAGAGCCCGTTCGCGGGCAACCTGGTGGAGGTCTGCCCCACCGGGGTGTTCACGGACAAGCCCTCGCGCCACAAGGCCCGCCACTGGGACCTGGAGCGAAGCCCCTCAGTGTGCCTGAGCTGCAGCCTGGGCTGCAACAACGAGATTTCCGCCCGCTACCGCGCGGTGATAAAGATCGAGGCCAGGCCGCATCCTGATGTGAACGGATATTTCCTGTGCGACCGGGGACGCCACGGCTACGAGTACGCCAACCTGCCGGACCGCCCCCGCCAAGCCCAGATCGACGGAGCGAACGCTCCGCTGGAGAAAGCTCTCGCGGAAGCCGCCGCGCGCATCCAGAAGCTGGTTGCCCAGCACGGCCCCGGCACCGTGGCCTGCCTCGGTTCCTCCAGGCAGTCCCTGGAGAGCCAGGGCGCGCTGAAGCTTTTGGCCGCCAAGGCCGGCTGGACCGCGCCCGAGTTCACCACCGGAAGCCACCGCAAACAGAACATGCTCTCGGCCGTGGCCGGTCTGGGCAAGGACCTGCACGTCTCCATGGGAGGCATTGCCGGGTCGGACTGCATCCTGGTGGTGGGCGCAGCCCCGCTCTCGGAAGCGCCCATGCTGGCCCTGGCCATCCGCCAGGCGGCGCGAAACGGCGCGGCCGTGGCCGTGATAGACCCCAGGCCGGTGGAGATGCCGCTTGAGTTTCTGCACATCCCGGCCCGCAAGCACCACATGGAAGCCGCTTTCGGGGCCATCCTGCGCCGGGCCTTCCCCGAACCCGCAGCCGGGGACGCCGGTTTCCTTGATTCGCTTAGCCAGCATATGCCCGACCCGGCAGCTGTTCCCGGGTGGGAAGAGTTTGCCGTACGTCTTGCTGAAAGCGCCTTCCCGGTAATCGTATGCGGATCAGACATCGTGAGGCTCTCCACTCCGGCCCTGGCCGCGGGTGCGGCGAAATTTTTGGACGGGCGCAGGGGACGGGCCGGGTTCTTCCCGGTGCTGGCCGGAGCCAACGCCTACGGCGCAGCCCTTATGAATGGGGACCCCACGGCGAGCTTCGACGACGTGCTGGCCGGAATCGACTCCGGGCGGATCAAGGCCCTTCTGTGCGTGGAGTCCGACCCTGTTGCCCGCTTCGCGGATCACGCCCGCATCCAGGCGGCCATCCACAAGCTCGATCTCCTGGTCTGCGTGGACTACCTGGCCTCGGCCACACGCTGGCAATCCCACATTTTCCTGCCCAGCCAGACCGTTTTCGAGGCGGGGGGCAGCTTCTTAAACCAGGAGGGACGCCTCCAACACGCCAGTCCCGCTTTTTCTGGCGGCACGCCCATGGGCCAGACCCTCCAGAGCGGCCATCCCCCGAGGACGTACTCCCCCGGGATTCCCGGTTCCCAGCCCGAACCATGCTGGGCGATCCTGGCCGGGTTGGCCGGCGCGCTCGGCTGCGGTTTTGGGGAGGGGTATCGCCCCTGGAACGGGGTGGTTGCCGCATGTCCGGCCCTCACTGGCCTTTCTCCCGACCGTTGGCCGCACGACAACGTCCTGGTCATCCCGGACGCGGCTCCCGGCGCTACGCTAGGTGCCCGCCCCTCGCCCGTTCCGCCGGACCTCGGGGCGGATCTCATCATCACCGAGCAGGCTTTCGGAACCGAAGAGCTCTCGAGCTACGGCACTATCCTCAAAAGCCTGGCACCATCTCCACAAATGGTTCTCCACACCAAGGACGCCAGCACCATCGCGCTTCGCGACGAGGATGCGGTCCTTTTGTCCTGCGGCTCCGGGCCAGCCAGCTGCTACCTGCGCATGGTGGACAACATGGCCCGGGAAACCGTGGTCCTGCCCAGGCGCCCGGACAGCGGCTGGAGGCACGCCGTGGCCAACGGGTACACCATCGAGTTGGCGCTTTTGAGCAAACAGGCGGACAAATCCGGGGAGACGCCCTCATGA
- the nuoK gene encoding NADH-quinone oxidoreductase subunit NuoK: MIAPLDHVLALALILFAMGAFCALARRNLIMILLGVEVMLNACSVALVGASLHWQAMEGQAFTLFLMALTAAEASVGLALFVHARKRIGTLDSGSYSSMKG, translated from the coding sequence GTGATCGCGCCGCTTGACCACGTTCTGGCCCTGGCGCTCATCCTCTTTGCCATGGGTGCCTTCTGCGCCCTGGCCAGGCGCAACCTGATCATGATCCTCCTTGGCGTCGAGGTGATGCTCAACGCCTGCTCCGTGGCCCTGGTGGGTGCGTCGCTCCACTGGCAGGCCATGGAGGGCCAGGCCTTCACCCTCTTTCTCATGGCGCTCACCGCGGCCGAGGCCTCGGTGGGCCTGGCGCTTTTCGTCCATGCCCGCAAACGAATCGGCACGCTGGATTCTGGCAGCTACTCCAGCATGAAAGGTTGA